AACCCGACCGGCGCGCACCACGCTGCGCTGCTGCTGGCCGACGGGCTGGTCGACGAACTGCTGGGCGACGACGACACCACCATCCGCGTGCTCAGCGAAGCCGCCGGCACCGCCGCTTCGCAGCATGCGCTCAACGTGACGGTGCTGTCGCTGCTGCTCGGCCGCAGCCTGGGCCTGGACGAAGCGACGATGCAGACCCTGGCCCTGGGCGCGCTGCTGCACGACATCGGCAAGCTGCTGCTGCCCGACCACCTGCGCAACGCCGACGCCAGCAACGGCGCGCTGCTGCTGCGTGAACGCCGCGAACACGTCGCCCAGGGCGCGCGCCTCGGCCTGGCGATGGGCCTGCAGGCCGCGGCGCTGCAGGTGATCAGCCAGCACCACGAGCAGCACGACGGCAGCGGCCTGCCGCTGGGCCTGGCGGGCAACGCGATCGCGATGCCCGCGCGCGTGGTCGCGCTGGTCGACACCTACGACCGGCTGTGCAACCCGATGGCCGGCCAGCCGCTGCGCACCCCGCACGAGGCGCAGGCGCTGCTGTTCGCGCACATGCGCAAGCAGCTCGATCCGGCCGTGCTGGCCGCGTTCATCAAGCTGCTGGGCGTCTACCCGCCCGGCTCGGTGGTGCAGCTCAACGACGAGCGGCTGGCGCTGGTGGTGGCGGTGCATCCGCAGCGCCCGCTCAAGCCGAGCGTGGTGGTGCACGACCCGCGCGTGCCGCGCGACGAGGCGCTGATCGTGCACCTGCAGCAAGAGCCCGGCCTGGGCATCCGCCGCAGCCTGCACCCGCAGCACCTGCCGCGGGCGGTGGTGGACTACCTGTCGCCCCGCGAGCGCGTCAGCTACTACTTCGCCCACGGCCTCGAACCGGCGGTGACAGCCACACACGGCCAGGCGGCGTGAAGCCCGACACCATGTCTCATCGCCTGCCCCCTCCCCTGCGCGACATCGAGTCGCCCGCCGGCGGCCCGGCCGCCCAGCCGACGGTCGAACCGGCCCTGCAGCAGCTGCTCGCCGGCCTGATCGAGGCCGCGTGTGTCGTCGACGCCCGTGCGCTGCACCTGCTCGCCGCCAACGCCGCCGCCTGCGACCTGTGGGGCTGCAGCCTGCCCGAGCTGCTCGGCCGGCCGGTGGTCGAACTGGCCGTCACGCCGGAAGACCAGCTGTTCTGGCTCGACCTCGAGGCCGACCCCGGCCAGCACGACGTGCACCTGCATTCCGACAGCCTGATCGAGCGCGGCGACGGCAGCCTGCGCGTGGTCGAGCGCCGCGTCAGCCTGATCCGCCTGGCCTGCGGCAGCCCCGCCTGGCTGCTCGTGCTGGTCGACCAGCAGAACGCCCAGCAGCTCGCCGACGAGGTCAGCCGGCTCGCCAGCGAACTCGGCGCCACGCTCGAATCGAGCCACGAGGCCATCCTCGTCACCGACCTGAACGGCCAGGTGCGCAGCCACAACGCGGCGTTCGCGACGCTCTGGCGACTCGGCGACGATGATGACAGCGGCGCCGACGACGGCACGGCCCGCACCGCCGGCGCCCGCCTGACCGCGCAGATCAGCCGCGCCATGGCCGACCCGCTCGGCTACGAGACCCTGCTCGACCAGCGCCAGGCCAGCCTGAGCGCCCCCCTCGGCGCCACCGAACCGGTCGGTGCCCGCTGCGCCACCGACCGGCTGCTGCTGGCCGACGGCCGCACCTTCGAGCGCCGGCTGGTGCCGCAGTACGGCCGCGGCCAGGCGGTCGGCTGGGTGCAGGTCTGGCGCGACCTGAGCCTCGAACTGGCCCAGCAGGCGCGCCTGCAGGTGGCCGCGCAGGTGTTCGAGGCCAGCCTCGACGCCCTGATCGTCACCGATGCGCAGCACCGCATCGTCGCCACCAACCCGGTCACGCAGGCCTTGACGGGGCTCGATGCCGGCGCGCTGCAAGGCCGCACACTGGCCTCGCTGCTGGCCGACACGATGCAGGCGCAGGTGATCTCCAACGCGCTGGCCGAGCTGCCGCGGCTCGGCCACTGGCAGGGCGAACTGACGCTCGGCAGCCCGCTGGGCGCGCTGCCGGTGCAGGCCCACCTGATCGACATGGCCGGCCTCGAACGTGGCGGCGCAGGCGGCTGCATCGTGGTGCTGCGCGACCTGCGCGAGCGCCTCGCCCAGGAGCGCCGGCTGCGTGAGCTGGCGCTCACCGACGCGCTCACCGGCCTGCCCAACAGGCTGCAGCTCGACCAGAAAGTGCGCGACGAGGTGCAGCGCTGCCAGAAGGCGACCGGCGGTTTTGCGCTGCTGCTGTTCGGCCTGGACCGCTTCACCCACATCAACGACTCGCTCGGCCACGGCTGTGGCGACCGGGTGCTGGTCGAGGTGGCGCGCCGGCTCAGCGCCAACGTGCGCCTGGGCGACGCGGTGGCGCGGCTGGGCGGCGACAGCTTCGTCATGATGCTCAAGGACAGCGACGCCGCCGCGGCCGAGCCGATCGCCCGCCGGCTGCTCGAGCAGCTGGCCGAGCCGCTGGCGCTCGACGGCCTGCGCCTGACGATCAAGGCCAGCGTCGGCATCGCGCTGTTCCCGGCCGACGGCGCCGACGCCGACAACCTGCTCAAAAACGCCGACAGCGCGATGCACCGCGTCAAGGAACGCCAGGGCGGCGCGCTGCGCTTCTATCAGCCGCAG
This portion of the Leptothrix cholodnii SP-6 genome encodes:
- a CDS encoding sensor domain-containing protein, with translation MSHRLPPPLRDIESPAGGPAAQPTVEPALQQLLAGLIEAACVVDARALHLLAANAAACDLWGCSLPELLGRPVVELAVTPEDQLFWLDLEADPGQHDVHLHSDSLIERGDGSLRVVERRVSLIRLACGSPAWLLVLVDQQNAQQLADEVSRLASELGATLESSHEAILVTDLNGQVRSHNAAFATLWRLGDDDDSGADDGTARTAGARLTAQISRAMADPLGYETLLDQRQASLSAPLGATEPVGARCATDRLLLADGRTFERRLVPQYGRGQAVGWVQVWRDLSLELAQQARLQVAAQVFEASLDALIVTDAQHRIVATNPVTQALTGLDAGALQGRTLASLLADTMQAQVISNALAELPRLGHWQGELTLGSPLGALPVQAHLIDMAGLERGGAGGCIVVLRDLRERLAQERRLRELALTDALTGLPNRLQLDQKVRDEVQRCQKATGGFALLLFGLDRFTHINDSLGHGCGDRVLVEVARRLSANVRLGDAVARLGGDSFVMMLKDSDAAAAEPIARRLLEQLAEPLALDGLRLTIKASVGIALFPADGADADNLLKNADSAMHRVKERQGGALRFYQPQMNDDLLARMQLDHAMRQALARGEFRLHYQPQLDLHSGAVIGAEGLCRWRDAERGEVSPGRFIPVAEETGFIAELGHWVLCEAVAQAASWRRQGLRMPVSVNVSALQFQAAGFVDSVAGVLAQAQLPAELLELELTESILLGDIDEIVGQLQRLADLGVKLAIDDFGTGYSSLRYLKRLPIHRLKIDRDFIRRLPDDPSDAAITRTIVDLGRALHLQVIAEGVETPEQHACLAAMGCHEYQGFLFAPALPATQFEALLRQSLRRLA
- a CDS encoding HD-GYP domain-containing protein, which translates into the protein MTATANRLLLKIDALRLGMFVQLDLGWMNHPFPRSRFKLDDPAQIATLRQLGVLEVLVRPDLSDPVAFADSAHDAGHVAAAEPAPSGDTAAAIPTPAAATAAADSSPLRRRMLEPCSQREPLRAGDPTLAMRRAQLGRERDSLARSERLHAQASRAWLGITRDAVNNPTGAHHAALLLADGLVDELLGDDDTTIRVLSEAAGTAASQHALNVTVLSLLLGRSLGLDEATMQTLALGALLHDIGKLLLPDHLRNADASNGALLLRERREHVAQGARLGLAMGLQAAALQVISQHHEQHDGSGLPLGLAGNAIAMPARVVALVDTYDRLCNPMAGQPLRTPHEAQALLFAHMRKQLDPAVLAAFIKLLGVYPPGSVVQLNDERLALVVAVHPQRPLKPSVVVHDPRVPRDEALIVHLQQEPGLGIRRSLHPQHLPRAVVDYLSPRERVSYYFAHGLEPAVTATHGQAA